A part of Lacibacter sp. H407 genomic DNA contains:
- a CDS encoding OstA-like protein — protein MYAQKRTAPPRPSQTSDTVRVVEILKTNHFDFRTIDSVTQLQIFVGDVHIRQGATLFWADSVVLNEKTNFLQAYGNVHIKEADSVNIYSQYLQYDGNKKLATFRNNVKLSDPNSTLYTNEMDYDMNGKVGTYRNGGRIESKQTTLTSNVGFYYADIKDIYFIGDVKMSDPEVALASDSLLYNTSSQVATFIAPTTIKTGKSVINTREGYYDLKLKQAKFGSRSRMQDSTSTMVADDFAFDDKTGFGEAKGNVQYKDTAQGALLFANRVFFNKEKKNFLATEKPVMVVVQKSDSVYIAADTIYSGLMQDLAQMKNGYITAFDTVKGKQVLRVDSILSNDSIVIVSPDSAKVIADSIAAVQQKDSIAVPVISPPVLEKTKPLPVKDSVITTKPPVLRNKPVIVQTDSIKIPLADSNLVAVVDTTIKKRIRPKEETDTIRFITAFRNVRIFNDSLQATSDSLFYSGVDSVFELYHNPVAWSKGSQVSGDTIFVFTENKKPKRMYVFENGLLVQNVKETAEFFNQIKGRTINAYFIDGELDFVKAKGTAESIYYAQDDDSAYVGMNRTTADMIDMFFKDRSPQKIKYSSSVKGTTFPIRQLPNDQKKLSNFQWLESKRPKSKLELFL, from the coding sequence TTGTACGCACAAAAAAGAACAGCTCCTCCCCGTCCATCACAAACAAGTGACACGGTACGTGTTGTTGAAATTCTCAAAACCAATCATTTTGACTTTCGAACAATTGACTCGGTCACACAACTCCAAATTTTTGTAGGCGATGTGCATATACGCCAGGGAGCTACACTGTTTTGGGCCGACAGTGTGGTGTTAAATGAGAAAACAAATTTCTTGCAGGCATACGGTAATGTGCACATCAAAGAAGCCGACTCTGTAAATATTTATTCGCAATACCTGCAATACGATGGCAATAAAAAACTTGCCACCTTTCGAAACAACGTAAAGCTCAGCGACCCTAACAGTACCCTCTATACCAATGAAATGGATTACGACATGAATGGTAAAGTGGGTACCTATCGCAATGGCGGACGTATTGAGAGCAAACAAACCACACTTACCAGTAATGTGGGTTTTTATTATGCAGATATAAAAGATATTTATTTCATTGGCGATGTAAAAATGAGCGACCCTGAAGTTGCACTTGCCAGCGATTCGTTGTTATATAATACCAGCAGCCAGGTTGCAACCTTTATTGCTCCCACCACCATTAAAACAGGCAAATCGGTCATTAATACAAGAGAAGGTTACTATGATCTGAAATTGAAACAAGCCAAATTCGGCAGCCGCTCCCGCATGCAGGATAGTACCTCAACAATGGTGGCTGATGATTTTGCCTTTGATGATAAAACAGGTTTTGGTGAAGCCAAAGGAAATGTACAATACAAAGACACTGCGCAAGGCGCTCTCCTGTTTGCCAACAGAGTGTTCTTTAATAAAGAGAAGAAGAATTTTCTTGCTACCGAGAAACCGGTGATGGTGGTGGTACAAAAAAGTGATTCGGTTTACATTGCTGCCGACACCATCTATTCAGGCTTGATGCAAGATCTGGCACAAATGAAGAATGGATACATCACTGCATTTGATACGGTGAAAGGGAAACAGGTGCTGCGAGTTGATTCAATACTTTCAAACGATTCCATTGTGATCGTATCACCCGATTCAGCAAAAGTAATTGCTGATAGTATTGCTGCTGTGCAGCAAAAAGATTCGATCGCTGTACCGGTTATTTCTCCACCTGTTCTTGAAAAAACAAAACCATTACCGGTAAAAGATTCGGTGATCACAACCAAACCACCGGTATTACGGAATAAGCCTGTGATTGTACAAACTGATTCAATTAAAATTCCGCTTGCAGACAGTAATCTTGTTGCAGTTGTTGATACAACTATCAAAAAACGCATCCGGCCAAAAGAAGAAACTGATACCATCCGCTTTATCACTGCATTCAGGAATGTTCGCATTTTTAATGATTCGTTACAAGCTACTTCCGATAGCTTATTTTATTCCGGAGTTGACAGTGTGTTTGAATTATACCACAATCCTGTTGCATGGAGCAAAGGCAGCCAGGTATCGGGCGACACAATATTTGTGTTCACTGAAAACAAAAAGCCCAAGCGTATGTATGTGTTTGAGAACGGGCTGCTGGTACAAAATGTAAAAGAAACGGCGGAGTTCTTTAACCAGATCAAAGGCCGTACTATCAATGCTTATTTTATTGATGGTGAACTTGATTTTGTAAAAGCAAAAGGCACAGCAGAAAGTATTTATTATGCACAGGACGATGATAGTGCCTATGTGGGAATGAACAGAACAACGGCTGATATGATCGATATGTTTTTTAAAGACCGCAGTCCGCAGAAAATAAAATACAGCAGTTCAGTAAAAGGTACCACCTTCCCTATCCGTCAGTTACCAAACGATCAAAAGAAATTATCAAACTTTCAATGGCTGGAAAGTAAACGCCCCAAAAGTAAACTGGAATTATTTTTATAA
- the nhaD gene encoding sodium:proton antiporter NhaD, which yields MATILIVSIFILGYLLIALEHTVKINKAATALMTGVLCWTIFIFESDSAHFVNEELLHHLGEIGSILFFLLGAMTIVELIDSHNGFSIITRQINTTNKSRLLLIVSVITFFLSSLLDNLTTTIVMTSLCAKLLSDREDRLWFAGMIVIAANAGGAWSPLGDVTTTMLWIGGQITAYSIITQIFFPSVAAAFIPVLIVMYKFKGKKIIAMPKASDSDVDKRDGKIILVSGLGFLLFVPVFKTVTHLPPFMGMLLALGFMWIITTIIHKKKESTAVQRFSVAHALQRIDTPSILFFLGILLAVAALQSNGLLAEAATHLNALLKNDYMIGTALGLLSALVDNVPLVAAAQGMYDLTTYPTDHPFWEFLALTTGTGGSAIIIGSAAGVAAMGIEAINFMWYLKKISWLALIGFFAGIAVFLLERAFF from the coding sequence ATGGCTACAATTCTGATCGTTTCGATATTTATACTCGGCTACCTACTGATTGCACTCGAACATACTGTCAAGATTAATAAGGCGGCGACTGCTTTAATGACCGGTGTACTTTGCTGGACGATCTTTATATTCGAAAGCGATTCAGCTCACTTTGTAAACGAAGAATTACTGCATCATTTGGGAGAGATCGGTTCTATTCTGTTTTTTCTGTTGGGAGCAATGACGATTGTGGAATTGATCGACTCACACAATGGATTCTCCATTATTACCCGCCAGATCAATACCACCAATAAAAGCCGGTTGTTGTTGATCGTTTCGGTGATCACTTTTTTCTTATCATCCTTACTGGATAACCTAACCACCACTATTGTAATGACTTCTTTGTGCGCCAAATTACTGAGCGACAGAGAGGACAGGCTTTGGTTTGCAGGTATGATCGTTATTGCTGCAAATGCCGGTGGTGCATGGTCGCCGTTAGGTGATGTTACCACTACCATGCTGTGGATCGGCGGACAGATCACTGCTTACAGTATCATTACACAAATATTTTTTCCAAGTGTAGCTGCAGCTTTTATTCCTGTTTTAATTGTGATGTATAAATTCAAAGGCAAGAAGATCATTGCGATGCCAAAAGCATCCGATTCAGATGTTGATAAAAGAGATGGGAAAATTATTCTTGTATCAGGTTTAGGTTTTCTTCTTTTTGTTCCGGTATTTAAAACCGTCACACATTTGCCGCCTTTTATGGGCATGCTGCTGGCATTAGGTTTTATGTGGATCATAACAACGATTATTCACAAGAAGAAAGAATCAACGGCCGTACAACGGTTTAGTGTTGCACATGCCTTGCAGCGAATTGATACTCCCAGCATCCTGTTTTTTCTTGGTATCCTGCTTGCCGTAGCTGCTTTGCAATCGAACGGTTTACTTGCTGAAGCTGCCACACATCTCAATGCGTTATTAAAGAACGATTATATGATCGGTACTGCGTTGGGATTGCTTTCTGCATTGGTCGATAACGTGCCGCTTGTTGCTGCAGCACAAGGCATGTACGATCTTACAACGTATCCAACCGATCATCCGTTTTGGGAATTTCTTGCATTAACAACGGGTACAGGCGGCAGTGCAATTATTATTGGCTCCGCAGCAGGCGTTGCGGCCATGGGAATTGAAGCCATCAACTTTATGTGGTATTTGAAAAAGATCAGCTGGTTAGCATTGATTGGTTTCTTTGCAGGGATCGCCGTCTTTCTTTTAGAACGTGCTTTTTTCTAA
- a CDS encoding NAD(P)H-hydrate dehydratase — MKIFSAEQIKAWDAYTIEHEPISSIDLMERAATACAEWIMLHHFSKKKLHVFCGKGNNGGDGLAISRLLLQEGCNVTVYILENGKLGTDDFQKNLAVLHTHTKDIHFLQSPEFFPALQSDDVAIDALLGTGLNKPLDGLVAALAEHITHSPAAVISIDIPSGMFADKSCKEHTCIRADYTLSFQQYKTCFLMTENAEYCGDVHLLNIGLHQAYYDQTVAEHQLIDRALINTIYRKRKNHLHKGNFGHALITAGSYGKIGAAVLSAEACLRSGAGLLTVHSPRCGYDILQTSIPEAMLDTDPEERFLSTLPTDLLRYAAIGIGPGIGLHEKTAELLLQLLKQIHQPIILDADALNLLSIKKDMATYLHEDCLLTPHPKEFERLFGKTANDFERAELAQQKSIELNCVIVLKGHHTFIACPNGNAYFNNTGNAGMATAGSGDVLTGILTGLLAQGYNTEEAAILGVYLHGLAGDLAAQQISQEAMLAGDIVNHIGDAFLQLSQTN; from the coding sequence ATGAAAATCTTTTCAGCCGAACAGATCAAAGCATGGGATGCATACACAATTGAGCATGAACCAATTTCTTCCATTGATCTGATGGAACGTGCCGCCACCGCCTGTGCAGAATGGATCATGCTGCACCACTTCTCCAAAAAGAAGCTACATGTTTTTTGCGGTAAAGGAAACAATGGCGGTGATGGACTTGCGATCAGCCGACTTCTTTTGCAGGAAGGCTGCAATGTAACCGTGTACATTCTTGAAAATGGAAAACTCGGAACCGATGATTTTCAAAAAAATCTTGCAGTATTACACACGCATACAAAAGACATTCATTTTTTACAATCGCCGGAGTTTTTTCCCGCTTTGCAATCAGATGATGTGGCAATTGACGCCTTGCTTGGAACAGGTTTAAATAAACCATTGGATGGATTAGTTGCTGCATTAGCCGAACATATCACCCACTCTCCTGCTGCCGTTATTTCCATTGATATTCCGTCGGGGATGTTTGCCGATAAAAGTTGCAAAGAACACACTTGCATCAGAGCCGACTATACACTTAGCTTTCAGCAATACAAAACCTGTTTTTTGATGACTGAAAATGCAGAATATTGCGGCGATGTGCATTTGCTCAACATTGGTTTGCACCAGGCCTATTATGATCAAACAGTTGCTGAGCATCAATTGATCGACCGGGCATTGATCAATACCATTTATCGAAAACGAAAAAACCATTTACACAAAGGCAATTTTGGTCATGCACTGATAACGGCAGGTAGTTATGGAAAAATTGGCGCTGCTGTATTAAGTGCAGAAGCCTGCTTACGCAGCGGTGCAGGATTACTAACGGTGCACAGCCCACGCTGCGGGTATGATATTTTGCAAACAAGTATTCCCGAAGCCATGCTGGATACTGATCCGGAAGAACGCTTTCTTTCTACACTTCCAACTGATCTCTTACGCTATGCTGCAATTGGGATTGGACCGGGCATTGGCCTGCACGAAAAAACAGCGGAACTGTTGTTACAACTGTTGAAGCAAATTCATCAGCCAATTATATTGGATGCCGATGCACTGAATCTCTTATCGATCAAAAAAGATATGGCAACATATCTTCATGAAGATTGTTTGCTCACGCCCCATCCAAAAGAATTTGAACGGTTGTTTGGTAAAACAGCAAATGATTTTGAACGGGCCGAACTTGCACAACAAAAATCAATTGAGTTAAATTGTGTGATCGTGTTGAAAGGTCATCACACATTTATTGCTTGCCCCAACGGCAATGCATACTTCAACAATACCGGCAATGCAGGTATGGCCACTGCAGGCAGTGGTGATGTATTGACTGGCATACTCACCGGTTTGCTGGCGCAAGGTTATAATACAGAAGAAGCAGCAATACTCGGTGTTTATTTACATGGCTTGGCAGGCGATTTAGCTGCACAACAGATATCGCAGGAAGCAATGCTGGCGGGAGATATTGTCAATCATATTGGTGATGCATTTTTGCAACTTTCACAAACCAACTGA
- a CDS encoding BamA/TamA family outer membrane protein has product MQQQSTSSFIVAFICVLLISQLNVTAQSTDSAVNKSHLLVVPVISRSIETDWSFGAGGTYTFYTTRKKDSTTRTSSIRFLGSYSLRKQFIFTINGPVFFPGEKYILNSHFSYSSFPDRFWGLGNKTPTSNEEEYDFRQFYVHLHGERLLGHKVFAGLIYDFQRVIDINVKDAGLFEQQQVAGRQPYQVSGLGASISWDTRNNTFWPNKGHLLSLQATHFTSLLLSDHRYTNFIADARLYKRIYRKQILAMQAYGFFNTGADVPIRSIASLGGADRMRGYFNGRYRDDHLLSLQAEYRVPVYKRISAVGFAGVGDVAGRFSTLSLTQLKYSWGGGLRFAVNKHEKLHIRFDYGFGKGKENQGFYLQFGEAF; this is encoded by the coding sequence ATGCAGCAACAATCAACTTCTTCTTTTATTGTTGCGTTTATCTGTGTGTTACTAATCAGTCAATTAAACGTAACAGCACAGTCAACAGATTCTGCTGTTAATAAAAGTCATCTGCTGGTAGTACCTGTTATTTCCCGTTCTATTGAAACCGATTGGTCGTTTGGTGCCGGCGGCACCTATACATTTTATACAACACGAAAAAAAGATTCAACCACACGTACTTCTTCCATTCGTTTTCTCGGCAGCTATTCGTTGCGGAAGCAATTTATTTTCACCATCAACGGACCGGTATTTTTTCCGGGTGAAAAATATATTTTAAACAGCCATTTTTCGTACAGCTCGTTCCCCGACCGATTTTGGGGACTGGGTAATAAAACCCCAACCAGTAACGAAGAAGAATACGATTTCAGACAATTCTATGTACACCTGCATGGCGAACGTTTATTGGGTCATAAAGTATTTGCCGGATTGATCTATGATTTTCAACGGGTGATCGATATCAATGTAAAAGATGCTGGCCTGTTTGAACAACAACAGGTAGCAGGTCGACAACCTTACCAGGTGTCGGGTCTTGGTGCCAGTATTTCATGGGATACACGCAACAACACATTCTGGCCCAACAAAGGACATTTACTTTCATTGCAGGCAACGCATTTCACTTCATTGCTTTTATCAGATCATCGTTACACAAATTTTATTGCTGATGCACGATTGTACAAACGCATTTATCGAAAACAAATTTTGGCGATGCAGGCTTATGGCTTCTTTAATACAGGAGCAGATGTGCCGATCAGAAGTATTGCATCGCTAGGCGGTGCCGACCGTATGCGTGGTTATTTCAACGGCCGTTACAGAGATGATCATTTGCTGAGTTTGCAAGCTGAATATCGTGTGCCTGTTTACAAACGCATCAGTGCGGTTGGCTTTGCAGGCGTGGGAGATGTGGCAGGACGATTCAGTACCCTTTCTTTGACACAACTGAAATATTCATGGGGTGGCGGTTTACGGTTCGCCGTGAACAAACATGAAAAACTACATATCCGCTTCGATTATGGTTTTGGAAAAGGGAAAGAGAACCAGGGTTTTTATTTACAGTTTGGTGAAGCGTTTTAA
- a CDS encoding Hsp20/alpha crystallin family protein — protein sequence MYNQSHAAKGDHYGSSKRHLLYRSMQRAAVNIYKTGTSYEMLVFAPGRIKEHFAVNVKGNELSISYTPPDGFPRFDWVLREYSRGGFVRTFTLDETIDASAITAKYEDGVLQVSLPVIAGAQTKEQEIKIS from the coding sequence ATGTACAATCAGTCTCACGCCGCAAAAGGCGATCACTACGGAAGCAGCAAACGGCACCTGCTTTACCGTTCAATGCAACGAGCCGCCGTAAACATTTACAAAACCGGAACCAGTTACGAAATGCTGGTATTTGCACCGGGCCGCATCAAAGAACATTTTGCGGTGAATGTAAAAGGAAATGAATTAAGTATTTCCTACACGCCACCGGATGGCTTTCCACGTTTCGATTGGGTGTTGCGTGAATACAGCCGTGGAGGTTTTGTAAGAACGTTTACATTGGATGAAACCATTGATGCTTCTGCTATTACAGCAAAGTATGAAGATGGTGTGTTACAGGTGAGCCTCCCCGTTATTGCAGGAGCGCAAACCAAAGAACAGGAAATAAAGATCAGCTAA
- a CDS encoding RNA polymerase sigma factor — protein sequence MKDGMEAMARQQTIISAIGSYSRQLFGFIRSRVKTNEDAEDILQDVWYQLSNLAAVDNIDNIGGWLYRVARNRIIDKSRKKKDVLLDDFSYEDDDGVSFFSSMLASDEGDAEMQSMQRLFWDALMDALQELPEKQRNVFVWNELEDMTLQEIADQENENIKTIISRKRYAVIHLRSRLETLYNEFLNN from the coding sequence ATGAAAGATGGCATGGAGGCAATGGCCCGTCAGCAAACAATCATATCGGCAATCGGCAGTTACAGCCGGCAGTTATTTGGTTTTATACGCAGCCGTGTAAAAACAAATGAAGATGCGGAAGACATTCTGCAGGATGTCTGGTATCAATTAAGTAACCTGGCTGCGGTTGACAATATTGATAATATTGGCGGATGGCTGTACCGGGTGGCCCGTAACCGCATCATCGATAAATCAAGAAAAAAGAAAGATGTATTACTCGATGACTTTTCCTACGAAGATGATGATGGGGTCAGTTTTTTCTCTTCCATGTTAGCAAGTGACGAGGGCGATGCTGAAATGCAGAGCATGCAACGGTTATTTTGGGATGCGTTGATGGATGCCTTGCAGGAACTTCCCGAGAAACAACGAAACGTATTTGTATGGAACGAACTGGAAGATATGACGCTGCAGGAAATTGCCGACCAAGAGAATGAGAACATCAAAACCATTATTTCACGCAAGCGTTATGCAGTCATTCACCTGCGTAGCCGGCTTGAAACTTTGTACAACGAATTTTTAAACAATTAA
- a CDS encoding Imm26 family immunity protein, whose product MAATFLNKLISGDIYEVPLLKSYGFCYVKLIKYELIFNDVHIIKVLVNPLNRFDKTRLKNIKELEKISEYAFSPILLLGSPKLRGENSWRFITNVALTNSELLIPDFKITYEINDLFNSTKSFSDLQWYKVAQLNASNSTKSKYNEVRELGFFSEMNCLLIIYKLTILWILQNGRNVEDYFSEDERNQILGFTVAYQLASLEFHNR is encoded by the coding sequence ATGGCAGCAACTTTTTTAAACAAATTAATTTCTGGAGATATTTATGAAGTGCCATTACTTAAATCTTACGGATTTTGTTATGTAAAACTTATAAAATATGAATTAATTTTTAATGACGTACATATTATAAAAGTACTCGTGAATCCATTAAATCGATTCGACAAGACGAGGCTTAAGAATATTAAAGAGCTTGAAAAAATTAGTGAATATGCCTTTAGCCCAATTCTTCTACTTGGGTCCCCAAAGTTAAGAGGTGAAAATAGCTGGCGCTTTATAACTAATGTTGCTTTAACTAACTCTGAACTACTAATTCCTGATTTCAAAATAACTTATGAAATAAACGACTTATTTAACTCGACAAAGAGTTTTTCTGACTTACAATGGTATAAAGTTGCGCAGCTTAATGCATCTAATTCTACTAAATCAAAGTATAATGAGGTGAGAGAACTTGGTTTTTTTTCTGAAATGAATTGTCTCCTGATAATTTATAAATTAACAATATTATGGATACTTCAAAATGGACGCAATGTCGAAGATTATTTTTCGGAAGATGAAAGAAATCAAATTCTTGGCTTTACGGTTGCATATCAGTTAGCTTCTCTTGAATTTCACAATCGCTAA
- a CDS encoding transposase, which translates to MINSEHHPQFFTATILEWKHLLKEDQYKAIILDSLGFLVKEQRVIVNSFVIMSNHLHVIWQAVNGFTPQQIQQSFLKYTAQQIKFDLQKNNPLLLEEFRVNAKDRMYQFWERNSLSIDLYSEEVYLQKENYIHYNPVEAGLCKFPEDYYYSSARYYETLVDEFGFLTHWRE; encoded by the coding sequence ATGATAAACTCAGAACATCATCCTCAATTTTTTACGGCGACCATTCTGGAATGGAAACATCTTTTAAAAGAAGACCAATACAAAGCCATCATTCTCGATAGCTTAGGTTTTCTTGTAAAAGAACAACGTGTTATTGTAAACAGCTTTGTAATAATGAGCAATCATCTTCATGTTATCTGGCAAGCAGTAAATGGATTTACACCTCAACAAATTCAGCAAAGCTTTTTGAAGTATACAGCACAACAAATTAAATTCGATTTACAAAAGAACAATCCGCTGTTACTGGAAGAGTTCAGGGTAAACGCTAAAGACCGTATGTACCAATTTTGGGAACGTAATTCACTGAGTATCGATTTGTATAGTGAGGAAGTATATTTGCAAAAGGAAAATTATATACATTACAATCCCGTAGAGGCCGGGCTATGCAAGTTTCCTGAAGACTACTATTATTCATCGGCCAGGTATTATGAAACGTTGGTGGATGAATTTGGTTTTCTTACACATTGGCGTGAGTAG